The genomic stretch CCGCCGCGCTCACGCTCGAGCGACTCGGCACGCCCGCCGCTGTAGAACTGCTTGCGCGCGTGTGTACCGAACTGCCCACCGCGGAGGCCCGGGCAGCGGCTGCGGATGCGCTCGGTGGCATCGGCAGACCGGAGGCGGTTCCGGCGCTGGTGGCCCTGCTTGAGGATCACGCTGCCGTCACTTCCTGGTCCGCCGCGGACGAAGCCGTACAGAAGTTGTTAGGCCCACTCGCCCTGCAGGGTTGGACGGTCATGCCGACGACACTGCCGGCGACCGGCTTGCCGCCCACCACTGTAGCGGAGCGGGCCGCTGTAGCGCTGCAACGCATTACGGGGCTCGCGCCGCCATTCGCTTCGAGTCTGCCAACGGACGAACGGGGAGCCGCACAGGCGAAGTGGGCAGCCTGGGTGAAACCACCCGCTACGACTGCTCCGGCTGGGCCACCAGCCGAGTGGGGCGTGCTACCCTCAGTGCCCGCTACCCAACCCCAGCGCTGAGGCCTGCGCATACTCCCCCGCGTGGGTAATCGAGACAAGCACCTGGGTGATCCCCCGTTCGGCCGCCAGTTCGGCCGCCCGCCCCAGCAGGCGCACCTCCGGCCGCCCGGACTCCCCCGCCACCGTCTCGATGTCAGTCCATTGCAGACCCCGGCTCCAGCCGGTTCCGAGCACCTTCATGACGGCCTCTTTGACCGCGAAACGTCCCGCCAGATGCACGGCCGCGCGGTGTCGCGCAAGGCAGTAGGTCCGTTCGACCGGGGTGAACACCCGCGCGAGGAAACGCTCGCCATGCACCGTCCACACGCGCTCCAGCCGCGGCAGGTGGACCAGATCGATACCGTGCGCCACGATCATCATGGGGCCGTGTACCGCCCGGTACGGTGCGCGCCGGCCAGCGGCGTCACGATTTCTCTCCGCGCCGCAGTCGCTGCCGCAGCCGTGCGTCGATAAAGGGTTGTAAATCGCCGTCGAGAACGCGCTGCACATCCCCGATCGCGATGTTCGTGCGGTGATCCTTCACATGGATCGTGGACCCATGCACGACATAGCTGCGGATCTGATTGCCCCACGCAATATCGCCCTTTTCACTGTAGATTGCCGCCAGTTCAGCATCCTGCTTGGCCTTCTCCATCTGCTCGAGCTTCGACTGCATGATACTCAGCGCGCGGCGCTTGTTCGACGCCTGGCTGCGCTCGCTCACGCATTCCACCATCATGCCCGTGGCCTTGTGACGCACACGCACCGCCGTTGCGACCTTGTTCACGTTCTGCCCGCCGGCGCCGGAGGCACGCCGGAAAAACTCGATCTCGACGTCGCCTTCCGACAGCTCGACTTTGGCGTCCTCGATTTCCGGCAGGCAGTCCACCCCGACAAACGATGTCTGCCGCTTGCCCTGCGCGTTGTAGGGACTAATCCGCACGAGGCGATGCACACCCATCTCGCAGGAGAGATAGCCGTACGCATACGCCCCCTCGATGAACAGCGTTACGGACTGGACCCCCGCCTCGTCGCCATCGCGCCGGTCAACTTCACTGGCTTTGAACCCCACGGACTCGAAGTACATCAGGTACATGCGCAGCAGCATCTCCGCGAAGTCGCAGGAGTCCACACCACCAGCCCCCGCCTGGATGCTGAAGTAGCAATTGCGCGCATCGTTCTCGCCGGCAAGCAACGTCAGCAACTCGACCTGGTCCGTTCGCTGCGCGATCTGGGCCAGTTCCTGCTGCACCTCGGCCGCACCTTGCGCGTCACCCTGTTCGTCGGCCAGTTCGATCAGGATGGCCGCATCGTCTGCCCGGCGGAGCAGTTCGCGCACGGGTTCCACCTGGGCGCGCACACCTTTCATCTCGAAGACAACTTGTTGCGCCGACTCCTGGTGATCCCAGAAGCCGGGCTGCTCCATGCGGCTGGTCAGGTGCGCCAGCCGCGCGATCTTGCTTGGCAGGTCAAAGAGAGTCCCGGATCGCGTGGATCCGGGCCGTAAGCTCGGCCAGTGCCGCGGCAGGGTCATCAAAAGTTACAGCCATGATTCCTAAGTTTCGGTGACGCGCGGACGCACACTGGTTTGTTTCAACGTGGCAGCCGGTCCACCCCGACCGCCTGGAGCGAAGCATCCGGTCAAGCCGGCCATGATAGCAGATTCTCAAGGACGAGAAAGGCACCAACTCGATGTGCAGACCACTGCCCGGGATCTGGGCGTCTCGGAGCCACCGGGGGGCCGATCTGCACGCGTTCTGGATGGAGCATGCGCACCGCGTGCAGTCTCCTCCCAAGGGGCGAGGAGGAGAGGGGAGGTTCTGAATCCGTTTGCAGGCGATCCTCCCCCGCCCTCCCCTCATCAGGGAGAAGATCACCGAAATGGCACCGGGTTACCCGCTACTCAGTCGGGGAAGGTCAATCCCGATGTGAAGACGTACTCGACATCAACCTCCCAAGCCGACTCTACACGAATGGCCTTGACGAGGAATTTAGCGTAGCCGTCGCGGCACTTCACCACATAAACATGCCCCACTTGCAGCGCCGCCAATTCGAGGCCCACCCCGCCATCCCAGGTGTCAGGCACCGTAGTGACTGAACGAAGCGCAACTGCGCCCATGTCCTTGCTGAAGCTGTCCTCGGCCGTGTTTGCGGCCGGACGGAACCACACCTCCGTGTCGGTCATGCGCCAGTTGTTGGGCAACGGCGGCCAACCGATGGTTTCACCATCACTGTTCTCGATATCCGCGGTCGGTGTCCCGGTGAGCCCCAGTGAGAAGTCGACCCCGGCATGCACCAGGGTTAACGCACGAACAGTGCCCGGCGACGGGTTCCCGGTTTCCAGCCCCGTCCAATCGCCCGGGCAGCCGGCAACCAGCACCAGCGGAAGTGCAACCATGAGAAGTGGCACGAGCATGCTTCGAAGGCGGCGCATCAGGCATCTCCTGCGGGAGTCTCCGTTCGGAACCGCTCTACGCCCGACTGCGGCTGGCTCCGCAGCACTCGAAACAGCCGGTGCGCCTCGTCCGGCTCCACGATCCTCCAAGATACGGCTATCGGTATCGTCGGAAAGATCACTGTAACGCGCCGACACCACGTTTCGAACTTGCTACACCGTCAGTTCTTCACGCCATCCACCGTACTTGAAAACCTGCCAGCGTGATGTTCGCAGTGAAGTGTGCCTACCGGTCTCGCACCGTGAGCGCGAGCAGCTCGCCCACGGTGGACAAGGACTCCAGTTCGTAGACGGTCGCCCGCAGGCGCTTTCTCCGATCCGCGCTCAGCAGTGGTTCCGCCAGCGCATCGAACTTGTCCACCAACTCACGATCCGTCATCGGGTCACGCGGATCCCCCTTCGGCACATCGAGCTGGTGCGTGAGCTTACGGCCGTCCACAGTCGTGATCGTGACCCGCGCACACTGCTTCGCCGGGAACGCCCGTTCAAAATCAGCATTCGCCACGACCCGGACCTTTTTCATCTGCGCCCGCAACCTTGCATCCCAAAGCTTTTCCTCGCGGAACTCCCGCGGCGTCACACGCCGCTCGGCGAGCGCCGCGGCCAGGCAGTACGGCAGACTGTGGTCCGCCGATTCCTTGGACTGCGGATCGTACTTGGCCGGATCGGAGAGAATGTCCGCCGCCCGGGCGATGCTCTCCACGAGGACTTCAGCGACTTGCTCCGCCCGCAGGTCATGCGTTTCCATGAGGTGCAACGTGGCGGACAACGGCGAGTGCATCAGCGCTTCCACCGGGAAGCTCTTCATGCCGCAAGCGCCGATCATCCAGCGATCCCCGAGTCGCTCTGTGATCCAGCTCCAGTCCCACGCCGCTCCGAGACAGTGCGACATCCCCTCTTTGCCCTCGAAGACGCCCTCAGGGCCGGTGTAGCCGCGCTGCGCAAGCAGCGCCGCCTCCACCCCATCGCGCGTACTGAGTGGGCTGACCGTGTTTTTCATCATGGTCAGCTTGCCGGCGACGGCGCAGCCGAGGGTGAAACGGTGGCAGGCCGCGATGCCAATCGCGTGCTGCATTTGCTCCGCCGTAAGTCCGAGCATACGGCCGGCCACCACCGGGGTTGCGAAGGCCATCAGGGTCGCGTGGTGCCAGCCCCGCTCGCGGATGCCCGGCACGGCCACGTGACAAAGTCGCATCGTGACATCCCATCCGAGCACGAGGCCGACGAGCAGGTCACGACCGCTCAGCTTGTGCCACTCCGCGATGGCGAGTGGCGCGCTCGCCAGGTCCGATGGGTGTGAAGGATCCTGCTGCCAGTAAATGTCGTTGTAGTCCTGCGAGCGCACCATCAACGCATTGAGCATGCTGGTCGCGACGACGTTCATCCGGTCGCCGTGACCGATGATCGTACACGGGCCGGACTGCTCCAGCGCGCGGTAGTGTTCGAGGAAGAGCGTGCAGTCGTGGACTTGCGCGCCTCCCAGGGCGCAAGCGAGCGTGTCGATGAGAAAACGCTTGGCGGCCGCAATGGCTTCAGGGGTCAGGTCCTCGAAGCGCAC from Phycisphaerales bacterium encodes the following:
- a CDS encoding HEAT repeat domain-containing protein; the protein is MALDTPQQKRARHIWGRLVIAVTIATCALALFWRQEIRAHYWALRLSSTHELDMRAAYLTALCNLGSAARGAARRLLAQEDTELRSYGILILQALRDARSRADLLPLLSDPDPALRRLAAVALAAHQHDDVVPALATLLRASDADTVRAAALTLERLGTPAAVELLARVCTELPTAEARAAAADALGGIGRPEAVPALVALLEDHAAVTSWSAADEAVQKLLGPLALQGWTVMPTTLPATGLPPTTVAERAAVALQRITGLAPPFASSLPTDERGAAQAKWAAWVKPPATTAPAGPPAEWGVLPSVPATQPQR
- the acpS gene encoding holo-ACP synthase, translated to MIVAHGIDLVHLPRLERVWTVHGERFLARVFTPVERTYCLARHRAAVHLAGRFAVKEAVMKVLGTGWSRGLQWTDIETVAGESGRPEVRLLGRAAELAAERGITQVLVSITHAGEYAQASALGLGSGH
- the prfB gene encoding peptide chain release factor 2 (programmed frameshift); translated protein: MAVTFDDPAAALAELTARIHAIRDSLDLPSKIARLAHLTSRMEQPGFWDHQESAQQVVFEMKGVRAQVEPVRELLRRADDAAILIELADEQGDAQGAAEVQQELAQIAQRTDQVELLTLLAGENDARNCYFSIQAGAGGVDSCDFAEMLLRMYLMYFESVGFKASEVDRRDGDEAGVQSVTLFIEGAYAYGYLSCEMGVHRLVRISPYNAQGKRQTSFVGVDCLPEIEDAKVELSEGDVEIEFFRRASGAGGQNVNKVATAVRVRHKATGMMVECVSERSQASNKRRALSIMQSKLEQMEKAKQDAELAAIYSEKGDIAWGNQIRSYVVHGSTIHVKDHRTNIAIGDVQRVLDGDLQPFIDARLRQRLRRGEKS
- a CDS encoding MmgE/PrpD family protein, which encodes MATISGKLAQWATAVRFEDLTPEAIAAAKRFLIDTLACALGGAQVHDCTLFLEHYRALEQSGPCTIIGHGDRMNVVATSMLNALMVRSQDYNDIYWQQDPSHPSDLASAPLAIAEWHKLSGRDLLVGLVLGWDVTMRLCHVAVPGIRERGWHHATLMAFATPVVAGRMLGLTAEQMQHAIGIAACHRFTLGCAVAGKLTMMKNTVSPLSTRDGVEAALLAQRGYTGPEGVFEGKEGMSHCLGAAWDWSWITERLGDRWMIGACGMKSFPVEALMHSPLSATLHLMETHDLRAEQVAEVLVESIARAADILSDPAKYDPQSKESADHSLPYCLAAALAERRVTPREFREEKLWDARLRAQMKKVRVVANADFERAFPAKQCARVTITTVDGRKLTHQLDVPKGDPRDPMTDRELVDKFDALAEPLLSADRRKRLRATVYELESLSTVGELLALTVRDR